From Cryobacterium sp. GrIS_2_6:
TCTACGAGGCAGGGATCAACATCGAGATGATCTCGACGAGCGAGATCCGCATCTCCGTCGTCACCCGCGCGGACACCATCAACGAGGCGCTCCGGGTCGTGCACACAGCATTCGACCTCGACGACGACGCCGAGGCCGTCGTGCACGGCGGCACCGGCCGCTGAGCCGCGCCGTCCCGGCATCGCCGGGCGCCGAGCCACACACACCGCGTCACCCGCAGTTAGACCGTCAGACAGCACGACAGACAGCACGACAGACAGATACTAGGGAAGAAACCGTGAGCAGCACAGCAGGAATCCACATCGGAGTCGTCGGGGCAACCGGCCAGGTGGGCGCCGTCGTCCGGCACCTGCTCGAGCAGCGGGACTTCCCGGTTGCGGGCATCCGCTACTTCGCCTCTGCCCGTTCGGCCGGAACCACCCTGCCGTGGAAGGACGACCGGATCGTCGTCGAAGACGCCGCGACGGCCGACCCGACCGGGCTCGACATCGCGATCTTCTCCGCCGGGGCGACCTTGTCCAAGGTCCAGGCCCCCCGGTTCGCCGCTGCCGGCGTCACCGTGATCGACAACTCGTCCGGCTGGCGGATGGACCCCGACGTTCCCCTCGTCGTCAGCGAGGTCAACCCCGAAGCCATTCACCAAGCCGTCAAGGGCATCATCGCGAACCCGAACTGCACCACGATGGCCGCGATGCCCGTGCTCAAGGTCCTGCACGACGAAGCCGGGTTGCAGCGCCTGATCGTGAGCACCTACCAGGCCGTGTCCGGAAGCGGCCTCGCCGGCGCCCAGGAACTGGCGAGCCAGATCCGCGCCGCCGCGCACAGCGACAACCTTCTCCAGCTCGTCCACGACGGGTCCGCCGTCCCGATGCCCGAACCCGTGCTGTACGTGCGCCCGATCGCCTTCGACGTCGTTCCGCTCGCCGGTTCGATCGTCGACGACGGGCTCTTCGAGACGGACGAGGAAAAGAAGCTGCGCAACGAGAGCCGCAAGATCCTCGAACTGCCCGACCTGCTCGTCTCGGGCACCTGCGTGCGGGTGCCGGTCTTCACCGGCCATTCCCTGTCCATCAACGCCGAATTCGCGAACCCGCTCTCGGTCGCCCGTGCGCTCGAGCTGCTCCGGGATGCTCCGGGCGTCGTGCTCACGGACGTCCCCACTCCGCTCGAGGCTGCAGGCAAGGACCCGAGCTTCGTCGGCCGGGTCCGCCAGGACCCCGGAGTGCCGGATGGGCGCGGACTGGCCCTGTTCATCACCAACGACAACCTCCGCAAGGGCGCCGCTCTCAACGCCGTCCAGATCGCCGAACTCGTCGCCGCGGACCTGCTCGCGTCCTGACCGACGGTGACTTTTCCGGTCGCGGAGGCGACCGCCGGACCACGTGCAGTACTGTGGA
This genomic window contains:
- a CDS encoding aspartate-semialdehyde dehydrogenase codes for the protein MSSTAGIHIGVVGATGQVGAVVRHLLEQRDFPVAGIRYFASARSAGTTLPWKDDRIVVEDAATADPTGLDIAIFSAGATLSKVQAPRFAAAGVTVIDNSSGWRMDPDVPLVVSEVNPEAIHQAVKGIIANPNCTTMAAMPVLKVLHDEAGLQRLIVSTYQAVSGSGLAGAQELASQIRAAAHSDNLLQLVHDGSAVPMPEPVLYVRPIAFDVVPLAGSIVDDGLFETDEEKKLRNESRKILELPDLLVSGTCVRVPVFTGHSLSINAEFANPLSVARALELLRDAPGVVLTDVPTPLEAAGKDPSFVGRVRQDPGVPDGRGLALFITNDNLRKGAALNAVQIAELVAADLLAS